In Ancylothrix sp. D3o, the genomic stretch AGCTAATTGTAACTTAATTTCCATATTTTACACCTCAGTTCCCTGCATTTGTTGGGATAACTCAGACGCTAATAACTCCATTTTATTCTTAATAAGGGTGACCATCTTTATGCGTTAAAGCCCATTCACCATTTGGCAATTGTGTTGCTTTGAGATCGTCGTTGGGAAATTCAACCTCATCTCCTTCAGAGCGGTCGCCAATTTCAAGATAAGTTACATTTTCCTGAGTTCGATTAATTAGTTGATGAGCAATACCTGTGTCGGCTTTAAATCCATAACAGTCACCAGGATGCAAAATGAATTCCTCTTCGCCTAGTACCAGCGTTGGGCTGCCTTCCAATATCAAGATAAATTCTTCTTGCTTTGAGTGGCTGTGAGCAAGTGCAGAAATTGCACCGGGGGAGAGGTGGGTTAAATTCACTCCAAAATTAGTCAACCCAAAATATTCTCCTAACTTTCGCTTTTGTCGTCCCTCAACAAGAGAAGCGAATGGTTCTGGGTATATTGTCTTACCGGGTGGTGCTGGAATCGATTTTGCTGAAATTGGCGGTTGCTTCAT encodes the following:
- a CDS encoding cupin domain-containing protein, with amino-acid sequence MKQPPISAKSIPAPPGKTIYPEPFASLVEGRQKRKLGEYFGLTNFGVNLTHLSPGAISALAHSHSKQEEFILILEGSPTLVLGEEEFILHPGDCYGFKADTGIAHQLINRTQENVTYLEIGDRSEGDEVEFPNDDLKATQLPNGEWALTHKDGHPY